The nucleotide sequence CCCGGCCTTCCTTTTTCTTAACTATAAAAGGATTTAAACTAAAAATTTTACGCTGATTTACATTCGTGTAGAGATCGTAAACTTTTTGAATATTACCTTCCGCCAGATGCGGAATCAAAAGACTTCCGGTAGAAGTGCCTAGAAAAAGGTCATACTTTTTCTTTTCGGCTTCCATTAAATATTGGGCTACTCCGCCTGCAAATGCTCCTTTACTGCCGCCGCCCGAAATCACCAATGCTCGCATTAGGGTTCGATTTGGTTTACTTCTTCACTCTTCAGTTTAGCGTAGTTGAGACCACTCTCCCACCAACGCTTCATTTTTTCTTGTTCAAAAATAAGGGAATTCGTAGTCAATATCGTTGGTGTGTAGTAGAAATTAATAATTACATCTTTATTTGCTGCAGCAAACTTACCAATCTTAATATTTTGATTTTCCACCCTATCGGTCACAAAATTGAATAAATTCGTAATTAAACCGAACACATTTTTGGAAGGCATACGATTAAAATGACTAACCTCGGTCTTTAAAATAATTGCATCAATTTCTGTAGCGCCGCGTTTAACGGCTTCTTCGATCGGGACCATCGATCCAAAACCACCATCGGCATATTCACAACCGTTTTTCTGCACTAAACTCATAAACGGCGTATAGTTACAAGAAATCCAAATCCATTCTATAAAATCCTGATATTCGAAATCCTTGATCGATTTATACTCCACTTCATTAAGCGACAAGTTAGAAACGGTTACTAAAATATCTTTTTCTGAATGTTTTAATTGCTGAAATTCTTCTTCGGAAAAGGTATTTAAAATAAGCTTTTTGAGATTTTTGCTTTCTCCAAACGTTTTTCGGCCTCTGGCTAAATTCCGTAATACATTGAAGTGATTGATACTAATCTGATCATAACCATGTTTATGCTTAATTAAGAAAGGACGTAAATTGAAGATACTAGACTCGTTAACTGAAGTATAGACTTTTTTTATCTTTTCGACTTTCTTTAAAGCGAGATGCGATATAAGTAGACTACCGGTAGAGGTTCCTAAATACATGTCGTAATCTTTGCCCATTTCTTCAATTAAATGCTGCGCTACACCGCCCGCAAAAGCTCCTTTACTACCACCTCCTGAAATCACTAATGCCTTCATCTTTTATAATTGAGATTGTAAATATTCTTGTTCTTTTTCAGAAAAAGAATTAGATAAGTTTTGTAGTTTTTGACGGTATTTTTGATGCCCTAGTAGTTCCTTTAGCAATTGCCTACAATAATCTCGAAAACGATACGTATGATGTTGTGTGCCTTGCATTAAATCTTTTAGGTTTTGATCTGTAAACGCATCT is from Zunongwangia endophytica and encodes:
- a CDS encoding patatin-like phospholipase family protein codes for the protein MKALVISGGGSKGAFAGGVAQHLIEEMGKDYDMYLGTSTGSLLISHLALKKVEKIKKVYTSVNESSIFNLRPFLIKHKHGYDQISINHFNVLRNLARGRKTFGESKNLKKLILNTFSEEEFQQLKHSEKDILVTVSNLSLNEVEYKSIKDFEYQDFIEWIWISCNYTPFMSLVQKNGCEYADGGFGSMVPIEEAVKRGATEIDAIILKTEVSHFNRMPSKNVFGLITNLFNFVTDRVENQNIKIGKFAAANKDVIINFYYTPTILTTNSLIFEQEKMKRWWESGLNYAKLKSEEVNQIEP